The Mesoplodon densirostris isolate mMesDen1 chromosome 17, mMesDen1 primary haplotype, whole genome shotgun sequence genome contains the following window.
AGATCCCCTGGGGTTTGGGTCAGAAGGGCTTGCTCATCACGGTGAGGCTGTGTAGAGCATGGTTTGTGGGCCACACCCCTGCAGAGTTTCACattctgctgtgtgacctgggacaagttatttaacttctctatgcCTCATCCGCAAAATCAGGTTACAGGCTTTCACATTGTTGGGGGATTACGTAAGTTAATACACCTTCAACATTTAGACCAGTGCCCTGTACAGGGTTAAGTCCTTtgactaacacacacacacacacacacacctcccagcccccaccaacTTAGGTTTCTACTTTCTCTGGTCTGTGAggtctctttgtatcttctgTAATTTTAGTGCTATATCTCAAGCCTGCTATATGCACTTcggctttctttttccttgtggggtttggccttttaaaaaaaaaatccctttactGTCCCTCAAGTCAGGTTTGGGGAGATAGTAGAGTTACATGTATGCGTACATTTCACAACATTAAACCACAAGTCTCAAcagcttgctttctttctttctttgtctctccccCCTTCAGTACATTCATCGTATTCTAGCCTGAACTCACAGAGTGTTGCAGGCAGAGCCAGGGGAGTGAACACCAGTCTTCTTAGATCTGGAACCAGCTCCTAATGGTCTAGAAAATGCTGAGAAGCACCTCAGGATAAACCTGCTGGTTGAGTGTTCCCTGAGCTCCTTTCCGGAATCTCCTGAGTCACCATCCCtggcagaggggaaggaagggttTGTGGTGGAGCCACCCTGAAGCTTGTGTAAGAAGCTGTGGCCCATGGCTGTGTCAGCACCGGACAGCCAGCAGGCTTCTCGCCCCACCACCCAGAGATCTTGATTCCTAGGGATCACCCGATCGACCCAGAGAACTTGATCCTGTCTTCACAGTGGTAGAAGGGGGCACCTTTGCAAATGACTTGCTTGAAGAGTTTGGAATGctggtttaaaagaaagaattccTCCCCAGGTAGGATTAGGCCCACGGAGTTTTGTGATCCTCTTCTTCTGCCTGGGTCATGACTGTTGCCCTTTTAAACTCAGAAGCCCCACCCGAAGTGTAGGATACATTTGAGGGAGAGTGGCTTCTCCAGTTAAACCTGAAGCCACCCTCTGGCTGGTCGTCCCTTGGACTTCAGTGCTTTCTACTGAACGGTAATAAAGAGCTTGGGCTGcttatttccattttccattcccCACCCGACCCCGGATCCATTCTGCAAACCTGCCTGCTCTATTCCGTGCCCTGGGAAGGCAACTGCTGATAGAGACACTGGACTGAGatgagagggtgggaggaaggagaggccaCATGATTCTCTGCCCACTCGCAGCCTAAAGGGGTGCTCCTGGCCCAGCCCCCTAGCTCTGCACTCCCTGGCTCGAGGCCACCTTTTCCAAGTGCCTGAGAAGATGGTGGTCCACACACCTAGACCCTCCCTTCTGGGCCTTCTCTCTGGATACAGTAGGTCCTCGCTGTGTGTACAGTGAGAGGGGGCGGCCACGTTCATCACAGCCTCAGGCAATCTGTGAAGTCTGGTTCATTCCTTTTTGGCAGCCCCCGGCTCCCCaaccacacttttttttcttttagctgcatcacaaggcatgtgggatctcatttCCCTcatcagggctggaacccatgccccctgcattgggggcgcAGAGTCTTAACAGCTGGACCTctagggaagtccccccaccTCCTATACTTCTTTCAGCCATTCTCAACATTTAGCTTTGCTTCCTTTACACAACCTCTTCTGAAAAGACCTTGACAATTCGTTCACATTACAATGCCAATAACTATCCCTGCTACCTTTCTTCTAgggatattttctttgaaaaaccgAAGTCCAAGGGATGAATCTGTAACTGTTGAATTTCAGAGAGGAATAGAATTGAGGGTGGGATTCAACCCCCCATCTTCTCAAATCTTTCCTGTCTATTCAGTCCACCCGCCTTTGCAAGGGGAGGGTGCATTTAAAGTGCGTGGAAGAGATACTAATTCTGGGCTTTGGCTACTCGAATTAAACATGCTTTGGCGTGGGAAGGACAGGGGAGAAACTCTAGAATAGGGATGTTAAACAGAAGTGGTAGGGAAGAGGGTACAGGCTAGGTGTCTGGAGTTCAGACGTCAGAAGAGCAGTCTAGGGCTCTGCACCCCTAACCCCTGTACCCTTCCACCAGCCCCGGCCCCCTCTTCACTCCAGAACAAGTCTGAGTCTGGAGAATtctgagggtgggagagggatctGCATGAAAAGCCTGGGCCCCCAGAACTCTGGTTCATTTGCATTTGTAGCGAGCTTCAGTGTGACAATATTAACCGCTATCCCTTATTGAAAGCTAGACTGTATGTCGAGGGCAGGGACAGTGCCTCCATCCTTGTAGCTCTTGCACATtgctcagtgtttttttttttttttttttctttttgcggtatgtgggcctctcactgctgtggcctctcccgttgcggagcacaggctccggacgcgcaggcccagcggccatggctcacgggcccagccgctccgcggcatatgggatcctcccagaccggggcacgaacccgtatcccctgcatcggcaggcggactctcaaccacttgcgccaccagggaggccctgctcagtgttttgcacatagtaggtgctcaagagaTACAAGTGGCCTTGATGAACACGTTATCTCGCTGAATTCTCATAAAAACTTTGCGAGGTGCCTCCTGTTATCACTCCCATTCTGGAGACGAGGCGCTGGGGCGTAGttgggttaaataatttgcccagttGGTGAGTTATAGAGCTCCTGTTCTAGTCCATTCTGACTGACTTCAAGGCCAGACTCGAAGCCAGTGGGCACAAGCCAAGCGCGTTTAGACGGCACCAACTTGAGCAGAGGACGGGGTTGCATCTCCATCTTGGTAGCGATTCTCTCATGGAAGAATTTTCATAACCCTGAAAATCCTTATATATGTTTCTTTGAATCCTTTATATTTCTCCTCCAGGCTAAGCCAATGCCTAGTGCCATGCGAAATTGAAGTTTGTGGAATACAAAAAAAAGGTAGAATAAAAATTGCAAAATGATATGGTGTCATGTTCATAATCCagagataatttttaataatgttgcCTCCTTTTTTGGGAAGAATTGGAAGTGCTTTTAtgagaattaattaatttaggttTGTAATTTCATGCTTGAAGTAAGATGCAAAGATGCCCATGGGTCCCAGGTTGCTGGAGGGGACCAGGGTGAGGGAGAAGGACTCACAATTAGGTTTTTAGCTTGAAATCTGAAGCAGAACAATGCCATTTCTCATGGAaactttttaaatacttttccaTAGCCAAATTTCCTTGGGGGTGAATATATCAGAGGAGTGGAAATCAAGACAAtgaggtaaaaataaaagactccttttttttcctttctaaaattattttgtttttcctgagcCACTGCTTTTACGAGCCATGTGGGAAGGGAATGCAGGGGTAACACTTCAGTGCACCGAGAAATGCTTCTCTCGGTGAGTTCAGAGGCAATCACAGGATTCTGATCACAGGTTTCCATAATCCTGTGGGAGGGGAGTGCCAGGGGTATCATTCCTAATTAAGTGCCCTCCAAAACCTTCTAGGAGGCATTCGGGGTGATTACGCTTCATCCATGTCTTGTTGCTAATCATGGGTGCAGTCAGGAGCTCACAGAGCCAGGCCAATGCGATCTGTTaggaaaagagaattaaaaacaaatctgcCAACCCAGCAAACCTTCTCCACAAAggtaggagagaaagaaaacagttttattattgaataagcaTCAAACCAGAATGCGATGTGCATCACAGGCAATCAGCTAAGAGACTGCAAAGACAGAGAGGAATCTCAGCCTTTTGTACAGGCAGGCAGACACAGGCCCTTACCTACACAGTAATAACCAGTCCTCACCTCGCAGGACATGAAGGTGCCATTTGTCACACCAAGTTCATCCTGGATTTGCCTGGTAATTGGGGTCACCATCTGTGTTACCTAATTGGCTTTAACCTAAAGAAAAACCAGCTTCTCCTATCTTTATGACAGGAGGTAGTTTTGCAACAGGGAGCAAGGCTCCCACCCTCCCACAGAGATGGGAGAGGGGCCCTACCTCCCTTGATGATGGCATTTCAAAGGGATGGCCCCCTCgtccttgagaaagacagtcCTAAAGCTGGCAGGAGTCtgagttagtttttttttaaatttacatacctttcaaagagacagagaaaagaactTAGAGTTACCAGTTTTCTCAAGTGAATGCTCtaaaaagagggaggaaggagaagtaTCTTCCCTTATTTTCAACAGGGAGAGCTAAGCCTCttatttttcatctgtatttGCCCTTTCAGGCCCAAGAAATGGCAGGAATGGGATCCCCACCTCCCGCTCACTCAGGGACTCTCCCACCTTGACCCAGGCTCTGCGGCAAGAGGCACAGCCTGGACAATCTCATTGCTCGACTGCCTGGCCTCTGTCCGTCTTCAGGGCTGGGGCTTCTGGAAGGGAGCAGTACCCCACTGGTGTTGAGTTGCATCAGGTGGGTTCTGGGGAAAGTACGAGTCTTTTGTGAGGTGACCTCACCTTACCACCTGAGGTTGCAGCCAGGACGCTTGAGGTGTCGTGCATTCTGAAATCTGCCTGGAGGACggacacttccctggtggcgcagtggttgggagtccgcctgccagtgctggggacatgggttcgatccctggtccgggaagatcccacatgccgcagagcaacgaagcccatgcgccacaactactgagcctgtgctctagagcctgggagccacagctactgcacccatgtgccacaactactgaagcccgtgcacgcctagagcccatgctccgcgacaagagaagccaccgcaatgagaagcccacgctccgcaatgaagagcagcccctgctcgctgcaactagagaaagcccgcacgcagcaatgaagacccaatgcagccaaaaataaattaattaattagttaaaaaaaagaacctggaGAACGAGAAGGAAGGCAAGGTCCCAGCTCACCACGTGCTGAGGATGGGGGCCTGGCCCACTTTAAAGAACAcagctgcccccagccccagcggGAGGAGGTGAGTGTGGAAATCTGTGAGGATGGACAGCTGAAACCCAAAACTCAGCAGGACCAAACTAAAACCCAACTCCTGCAATTCTTACTTTCACCAAAGGATTGCTTCTATCCAAGAGGGGAGGGAGAAACATCTTCAGAATCAATGAGTCAGAAAGGGAGAAACTCAGCCCACATTCAAAGGGGTAATCAGCTCTCCAACGTGGAACAAATCTCACTCTATACAGTGTTTGTGGAGAAGAAAACCGGATTCCTTTATATATAAGGAGGAAATAGATTCGTGCTTTTCAGCCACATCTGCTCGCGCACCTCCTCACTCCCGCTCATGGGTTAACGGGAGGCTGATGGACCTGAAAGGTGTGGGTGAGTTGGAACACGCAAAATACCCCTCTCATAAGGAGAgcaccttttaaaaaacaaaacagaaggcaCGGTTTGTTTCTTCCTAAGCTTCCCTGTGCTGTAGCTCTGTGATATAAGTACCTGTATACgtacatatgtgtatgtttctCTCTGAGCAGAAGAGCAGGAGGGAAGCCCCTCCGTCTGCCCCCACCATGTCCCTGGCAGGCTCTGGCTTGCCTTGGGTGGGGAGGCAAGGGCTGAGGCTACTGGCCCCTGACTGCCCTCCCCTTCAGTTGGCAGTGGCCATGGGAGTGGAATTCCCAGTTCTACGGACCAGCTTTGTCCTGTTGCCACTCTTGCTCCCAGCAGGCAAGGCCAGCTACCCCATGGTCTTCGGGGAAGTTTCTGAAAGAGGATGGGATTTCACCCTCCTTCCAGAGCCAACATTACTGgaatgggagaaggaaggatgaaAGAACTGGAGAGGGCAAAGCCAGGCCACTGCCTGTGTGCCATGGAGCATCCTCACCTCTTCTCCGGCACTGGCTCTGGGCCCTGTGTCTGCTCTCTCTGGCCACCTCTGTGGGCTCAGCCTTTCCCAGGGACCCTGGCAGACGCCTAGTGACATGGCAGATGGACCCTTTTCTACTATGGAGTCATAAGTGTTGGGTAAACTATAatcaaaaataattgttttaatgtaGGCTGCCcttgagcaaaaaaataaataaaggaaatcctCCAGTGGCAGAAACCAGTTGAAGAGGGAAACCACAGCTGAAGCAGTTGAGTGAAGCCTGGAGTCCAGGGGGATCTTAGAGGAGCCCAATTTAGGCTCTAGGGACCAGGCTGCGGTCATAGCACCTGTACGGGAACAGGAGATGTGGCCCCACTCTTGCTTGGAGGAGAGAAAATTTTGATCTGAGCTCAGCAGAAAAGCAAGAGCATTGAAGTGGCACCCCTTTCTTAAAAGGGGATTGGAAAATTCTGCCCGCCAGCTCAGCCAGGCATGCCAAAGCAAACGGTCTATCTTGGGAGTGCAAAGAAAAACAGTTGCCTGTCAGAAACCGAATCCTTGGGGCCTGTGCCATGAATGAGCACAGAGTTCAAATTCCTACTACCTGTGAGGTCCGTGAGCCCCAAGCAGAGAAACTGACATAATATTTGGTCTAAAACAATTGAAACCTCCAGGATCCTGGTAGATGCTAATGTGAAACCACTCTGTGTAAAAACTGTCATAACCCAGAGCACACGGGAGTCACACAGGAAAAACAAATCCTACTGAAGATGAGCTCACAATAAAAAATGACAAATCATGTGAGGAAATGAGTCTCCTTGAGCAGAAACCAGCAGATGCCTCCAGAGGGTCCTCAATGCCTCAAACTCTGCAGATAACGGAACAGTCTGAAAAGAGCTATAAACACATTCAGACCCAGCATTCCAGAAGCAGGGTCCAGAGGTTCTAGCCCCTTCCCAACCTGCCCCTCCCATGTCCACCTTCTCAGTTCATTCCAATCCCGCCTGCCATGCAGACTCAAAATCTTGAGCACCTTCGAGTTCTTCCTTTCTCAGCCTTTTGTCTTAAAAATGGCTCTCAATGTTCttgtcttcctctcctctcctctgtgaCCGCGATGGGCATCTAGCTGGGCTGTCCACTTTCCCGTCCCCAGTGTCCCCCCTTCTCTTTATTTCACCTCCACACTGCCACTAAATTAGCCTCTTAAATGGAAGCCAGATGGTTTCACTTCTCCGAGACAAACTCCTGATTATGAAAGTCTAAGCCTTCCTTAATTTGGAGCTAAACTTTCTTTCCAGTTCTGTTTCCTGTTATAATAcatcccacccctcaccccaaccTCGTGTTTCAGCCTTTCTGGTTTGTTTGCCCTTCCTACCCTCTCCCTCATGCCTCCAAGCAGTCTCTTCCCGCTGACGAGGCTGCTCTCCCATCTCATCTGCCTACTGAAGGTCAACCTTGGCTTAAACCTTCTAGAAGCATGATGTCGTGGAAAAATGCAGGCATCATCAGGGCTAGAATATCTGGTTTCAAATTCCAGAAATGTCACTTAAGAGCAGTGCCTCAGGCAAGtcacaacctctctgagcctcagtgtctaattatataaaatgggaatgatccCTACTTTGCAGGGTTGGGAGAATTAGAGATAATCTCTGTAGAGCACTGAGCACGGAACCAGCCCCAGTACGTGATCAGTAAACAGTAAACTCTCAACCTCTCCTTTTTTATGGGAGTCATGTCCTCCTGCTTCCCCATCTAGAGGACCATGAGTCTGGagtctcctttgtctttgcatcttTGCCCTTTTCTGTGTCTAAcataggaagttttttttttttttcttttttttttttcattttgcagtacatgggcctctcactgttgtggcctctcccgttgcagagcacaggctctggacactcaggcccagcggccatggctcacgggcccagccactccacggcatgtgggatcctcccggaccggggcacaaacccacgtcccctgcatcggcaggcagactcccaaccactgcgccaccagggaagcccaaacatagGAAGTCTTGAAACACGTTGATTGACACGTGGTGGAAAGAAGTAGGCACACCTAACTTGATGTTAGAAGGGGAGACTTTGGGTAGAGGGACCGCTCAGATGTTGGAGTGATTGTGTCACTCCAGAGAGGGCAGAACCACCATCAGGAGTCCTAAGGAGGCTGATGGTAGCCCAGGATAGGAAGGAATATCCAAAACTTAGAGTTGTTTAACACGAGAATAGGTACCAAATGGAAGTTACTTGCCATTAAAAAGTATAGAAAGTATTCCTGGGTTGAATGAGGTATAAGACCAGATCAGTGATTCTTATCTTAGGGAGTCACAGGTACCTTTGAAAGTCTGGCAGAAGTTATGGATCTTCTTCCCTAGAAAAATGGCCCAAAGCATAACATTTTGCAAATAGTTTCAGGAGCTTCATGGATCTTAGGTAACGTCAGCTGAAAACGCTTCGGTTTTCTCTCTCACTATTTATAGTGAGAGGTTCATTGCTGTTATACATATCTTCAAAATTCACACCTGCCATCTGGAGGTCCAGCTTCGTATCTAAAGCTCATTGCCTTTTGCCACAGATTCAATACTCGGCATATTTTTTGataaagtgaataaataaatgaatgaaatcattGATTTATCTGATCTTCAAGGAAACCTGTGTgcttgaaggagagagaaagagcaggaaaacagaaagaaaacaatgaaggGTTTCAGAGAAAGACCAGTACAGGGTAACAAAAAGTTGGAGAAGGGTTAATCAGGGTCAAAGAAGAGGATCAATTTTGGAAGGCCTGAACTCCTGGCCTCTGCCCAGGGCTGAGCGCCCCATTGAACTTCTAAACCCAAAATCCTGCAGAAGCAGACTCCATCCTGCTGGCCCTGACTCCTTGCCCTCAGAGTGATGGTGGCACATACCCAGGGGCTACCGGGAAAAATCACTCATAAGATCATGCCCATGTCCaggtgatattctttttttttttttttttttttttttgcggtacgcaggcctctcactgttgtggcctctcccattgcggagcacaggctccggacgcgcaggctcagcggccgtggctcacgggcccagccgctccgcggcatgtgggatcttcccagaccggggcacgaacccgtgtcccctgcatcgtcaggcggactctcaacaactgcgccaccagggaagcccccaggtgatATTCTGCTTTGATTTTGAAACCTCTTTCCCTCTTTGAATTTAGGTCTTAATTATTCTGCAACCACTTTTTCTGTTACTACAATTGCTTAGTTCACACGTGGTAATGAGTTACTAAGCGAAGTATGCTGAGGTTTGTTTTTTCCCTCAGAGTATCATTATTCCATGAATAGTTGATTTTCAACACAAACACCGGTGACAATAAGTCCCAAAAGGAAAATATGCTGTCTGAGCGCAGGGGGATTCCTTGTTTGAGAAACTGAATTTGAGATTCTCCAGGATTAGCTGGTCTTCCGATCCACATGAGCGAAGAAGACAGGCTGCTCTGCCCAGTCAAGGCCTCTGGCTCTCCCCACAGCCTGCCCCCTGTGCTAACCTGGAGTTACAGTGGTTGCGGGATTTCACGAGGCGCCTCAAGCTCTCCAGGGCCTCGGGCAGCCCCTCTCCGGTGAGGGCGCTGCAGCCCTGCAGCTCCCAGCAGTGCCCCTGGAACCTGTCCAAGCCCAGCCTGTCTCTGATCTCAGGCAGCGGCAGGGCGTGGGGTGCCTCCTGCTTGTTGGCCAGCACCAGGAAGGGCACGCTGGCCAGGTGGGGGTCGCCCAGGGCCTCGGTGAGCTCAGCCACTGCCTCGGGCAAGCGGGCTTCATCTGTGCTGTCCAGCACGTATATGAGGACGTCCGTGCCCTCCAGGTAGTCCTTCCAGCTGGCCCTGAGCTGGCTCTGCCCCCCGACATCCCAGAGGGTCAGAGACACATGCCCAGGGGCTTCGAGAGGCTCCACGTTGAAACCCACGGTGGGCAGGGTCTCCACCAGCTGGTGGCCCTTCAGTTTGTACAGGAGCATGGTCTTGCCGGCCGAGTCCAGGCCTATCATCACCACCCGGGCTTCCGCCTTGTGACCTCGGGAGTTCACAGACCCCATGGGGGCCACTGCCAGACCCTAGGGGAGAAAGGCCGGGTGCACACATCAGCCATTCTTTTCAGAAGAGACACAAATCCTTGCGGGCACATGGGAGAAGAGCTTCTACGCCCGAAGTAGGAAAGTGTCTTTACAGTGTCATATTTCAGACAATGGCCTGGGTTTCGAAAGGGCAGGGAAGTAGGGGTGTGTGAGTCAGCATCCGCTGACCTATCTCTGGGGGGTGCCCGCTGCAGAGAAGAGGGCAGGGCCTCCCCTAAAACACACGGAATGTGAGCTCACATTCCTTGGTAGTTAAAGCAAGGAGGCACAATGAAGTTCCAGTTAGACAAACTGAAAGATGTTTCCATTCTTGTGGGTCTGTGGCTTCTAGCCTCTGTTTTCCTCCTGTAAGCCTAAACCCCGAAGGGGAAGGTATCTTGGGGTGAGTGCACTGACGGAGGGGGGCAGTCGGCTCGCGGTAACTTCTGCTTCCTTTGGCTGCCCCCCGCACAGGACCAGGCCGCATCCTGTAAACAGTGGCTATTTATAAATACTGTTGACCGTGGACACATGTACGGCTCAGAGCAAAGTGGTTTCCTCCAGTGTCTTGCCAAGGTAAATTACCTCCAGGTTTTTCAAGAATCTCAAATTTTAAGATCAAGACCTGTTCCCACCTTAGTCCAGGGAAAGCTTGGCTGGAACCGGGGGAGGGACATCTCACACCCAGGGGAGTATATTTCAGCTGCCCCTGGAGGAAAATAAGATAGCCTCTGTTCATTCCTCAAGCCAGGGGTAGGAGAGTGAAATTAAAGTTACCTCAGTGTTATCAGGCTGCGGCCGAAAGCTCCCCCTCTGTGGTGGTCTTCCACCTGCAGCTGCGTTCAGTCCTGAGAGCGAGATGGGAAAGGAGTACAGTGACTGTGGCCGGTTCTCcctttttgtgtttccttttcccAGATGCTTGGGGGCGGGGCAAGGCTCCGCAGCCCCGCCCTCGCCCCTGGGGCTCCCTGAGCAGAGCAGTCCTGCTGAGGATGTGCCACAAAGATGCCCCCAGCCAGGCCCAGAGCTGACTCCGGGTTCTTGGCCGTTCAGACTCCATTTGCAGGAGGGAGGGCACCCAGCTCAGAACTGTGCCGTGGTCCGCTGATTCTCCTGCTCTTCCTCTCACAATCCTGGGATCCCCTTGGTGGAGAAATCTGAGAATCAGACCTCTTCCTTCAGCTCATGCCTCAGTGTGTTTCTGGTGCCTGGAGATTCTTTCATTTGCTTGGAACCGTATGTGCTTAAAAACTGCCTAAGTAGGATTAAAACACTCttaaaaaataggtttaaatGTTGAAGGTAAACCaaaataggtatatatatatatatactgaaggTAAACCATAAAAATCAAAAAGTTGTGTTAATGGGTAGAACTATGCGTGATTAAGCTCATTGCTTAAGTTTTTTTCTTGAACAGTGTAATTATATTTTTCCCAGTAAAAATGATGCCTTCAGAAAATAGAATTTTCAAAAAATTGGCCAGTCAGAAGCCCTTGTTTCTGTAGCAGATTCTGATTTGGATCTGGAGCTCCAGTGATTTGGTTCTCGTAACCAATGACAGTTCTGCTTTCCAGCACATTCTTTCATTACAATGTCAAGAACCAGGTTGGGGCTTGTGATTCTCTCATCTTACCAACGaagaagaaacaggctcagacaGGATAAATTATTTGCTCATGGTCTTGCTGAATTTATAATTCGTCTCTTTCATCATGTCGTGTCACGCATGGAG
Protein-coding sequences here:
- the ARL11 gene encoding ADP-ribosylation factor-like protein 11 → MGSVNSRGHKAEARVVMIGLDSAGKTMLLYKLKGHQLVETLPTVGFNVEPLEAPGHVSLTLWDVGGQSQLRASWKDYLEGTDVLIYVLDSTDEARLPEAVAELTEALGDPHLASVPFLVLANKQEAPHALPLPEIRDRLGLDRFQGHCWELQGCSALTGEGLPEALESLRRLVKSRNHCNSRLAQGAGCGESQRP